In Lathyrus oleraceus cultivar Zhongwan6 unplaced genomic scaffold, CAAS_Psat_ZW6_1.0 chrUn0556, whole genome shotgun sequence, the following proteins share a genomic window:
- the LOC127114540 gene encoding B3 domain-containing protein At2g24670-like, which translates to MSMEKNKALQNTEAQCMMEKKALAIEKINAYMQKLNSLEKKFDPLPHFTLHCVLSQISPQFYTKDELTQIEKINQTSCQQRKVKKVQVNSKQRYRPDNEDISDGERIVKSKSAIRRKPIIRKEKTPLSPPPELPNHVNNMITVLNGNDIKYIMCKTLFMSDLSYNNNRLSMPITQIRSDFLTEIEKTILETRDQEGKPVGLKVIVLDPYFNEFPLSLKKWNMSTTSVYNLVQDWSPILLENNFKENQKLDIWSFRVNDKLYFLLDTKMQEIEKSGEKSKNSIDLKNERSKKSKDENCELQPERV; encoded by the coding sequence aTGTCTATGGAGAAGAACAAAGCATTGCAAAATACGGAAGCTCAATGCATGATGGAAAAGAAAGCTTTGGCTATTGAGAAGATCAATGCATATATGCAAAAACTGAATTCTTTAGAAAAGAAATTCGATCCATTGCCTCATTTTACTTTGCATTGTGTGTTATCTCAAATTTCTCCACAATTTTATACCAAAGATGAGTTAACACAAATAGAGAAAATCAATCAAACCTCATGTCAACAAAGGAAAGTGAAAAAAGTACAAGTTAATAGCAAACAAAGGTATCGTCCAGACAATGAAGATATCTCTGATGGAGAAAGAATAGTGAAATCAAAGTCCGCAATTAGGAGGAAACCAATCATTCGTAAGGAAAAAACTCCCCTATCACCACCACCAGAATTGCCTAATCATGTTAATAACATGATCACAGTGTTGAATGGTAATGATATTAAATATATCATGTGTAAAACATTGTTTATGTCTGATCTCAGCTATAACAACAATCGTCTTTCAATGCCAATTACACAAATTAGATCTGATTTTCTCACAGAAATAGAAAAGACAATCTTAGAAACAAGGGATCAAGAAGGAAAGCCGGTCGGTTTAAAAGTGATTGTGTTAGATCCTTATTTTAACGAATTCCCATTATCTTTGAAGAAGTGGAATATGAGCACTACTAGTGTTTACAATCTTGTTCAGGATTGGTCACCTATATTATTGGAGAATAATTTTAAAGAGAATCAAAAACTTGATATTTGGTCATTTAGGGTCAACGATAAGTTGTACTTTTTACTCGACACTAAGATGCAAGAAATTGAAAAAAGTGGAGAAAAGTCGAAGAATTCAATTGATCTCAAAAATGAAAGATCGAAGAAATCAAAGGACGAGAATTGTGAACTCCAACCAGAAAGAGTTTGA
- the LOC127114541 gene encoding DENN domain and WD repeat-containing protein SCD1 isoform X1: MVGDTVITGSDDWTARIWSVSRGTCDAVLACHAGPVLCVEYSSLDRGIITGSTDGLMRFWENDDGGIRCAKNVTIHNAAILSINAGEHWLGIGAADNSLSLFHRPQERLGSFSGPGSKMAGWQLYRTPQKTVAMVRCIASDLERKRICSGGRNGLLRLWDATINI; encoded by the exons ATGGTTGGTGACACTGTTATTACTGGTAGTGATGACTGGACAGCAAGAATATGGTCTGTTTCACGAGGAACATGTGATGCTGTCCTAGCATGCCATGCAGGGCCAGTATTATGTGTTGAATATTCTTCGTTAGATAGAGGAATAATAACGG GGTCAACCGATGGCCTGATGCGGTTTTGGGAAAATGATGATG GAGGTATACGGTGTGCAAAAAATGTAACAATTCACAACGCTGCCATATTATCTATCAATGCTGGGGAGCACTGGTTAGGTATTGGAGCGGCTGATAATTCTCTTTCTCTCTTTCATCGGCCCCAAGAGAGACTTGGTAGTTTTTCTGGCCCCGGGTCAAAGATGGCTGGTTGGCAGCTGTACAGAACACCACAAAAAACAGTTGCTATG GTAAGGTGCATTGCTTCAGACCTAGAGAGGAAAAGGATATGCAGTGGTGGTCGTAATGGGCTTCTAAGACTATGGGATGCAACCATCAATATTTGA